The proteins below are encoded in one region of Pleuronectes platessa chromosome 14, fPlePla1.1, whole genome shotgun sequence:
- the fgf9 gene encoding LOW QUALITY PROTEIN: fibroblast growth factor 4 (The sequence of the model RefSeq protein was modified relative to this genomic sequence to represent the inferred CDS: substituted 1 base at 1 genomic stop codon), producing the protein MQGTVTVDGSPHPVEEGVKQQLLYCRVGIGYHLQILPSGSVGGIHKPTEYSWLKVFAMKHGVVGIKGVKSGLYLCMSREGLAYGAEHFSADCLLKEILEENHYTTYSSLSHPGIYLALSHKGDLRKGSSVGRHQSCTXFLPRRPP; encoded by the exons atgcaaggcactgtaactgTGGACGGTAGTCCTCATCCAGTCGAAGAAGGGGTCAAGCAGCAGCTGCTTTACTGCCGGGTTGGCATTGGCTACCATCTCCAGATTCTGCCCAGTGGTTCTGTTGGAGGCATCCACAAACCCACAGAGTATT CTTGGCTCAAGGTGTTTGCTATGAAGCATGGAGTGGTGGGAATTAAAGGAGTCAAGAGCGGTTTGTATCTCTGTATGAGCCGAGAAGGCCTGGCATATGGCGCA GAGCACTTTTCTGCTGACTGCTTGTTGAAGGAGATCCTGGAAGAAAATCATTACACCACCTattcctctctgtctcatccGGGCATCTACCTGGCTCTTTCCCACAAAGGAGACCTCAGAAAAGGTAGCAGTGTTGGCCGCCACCAGTCCTGCACATAATTCCTTCCTAGGAGACCACCATGA